Genomic segment of Arachis hypogaea cultivar Tifrunner chromosome 11, arahy.Tifrunner.gnm2.J5K5, whole genome shotgun sequence:
tttgtatttagcAAATAACTTAACCACTTGATCCGAATTTTTGTGGCAACATTTGAACAAATATTTAGTAagtgcataaaaaaaatttgaatccaAATTTGATcgctagattttttttattttttaaaaaattttggccatttacaattaaaaaattacttgacataaaattatcaaattctaAAGATGAAAagatctatttttttaataatacttacaaaaaattacatcaaaatatgatttttaaaatcttttttaaaatatatatttaatatgagttaatagttaaattagtgctaaaagatttttttaattaaattggtcaatcaaagattaaaaattaatcatatttgtcctTTAGTCACTCTATTAGTAATTTCCGTCAATGAATAATGTTGTGAAACATTAATTGACAATATACATAATACTTGACATGTCTAATTGAATATTGACCAAATATGTTTGTAAAAATCTATTAATTTAGTTCTTTTTTTAATCAGAAAAGCTCTGCATCGCTGTAATTTTTTCATCCAAGCTATCCAAGTAACTTCTTCCAGACGCGCCTCTCCCACTCCCTCAGTTGTTTGTCATACACGCACCTCATATAACATAAACCTTCTGCTGTGTGATAAACCTTTCCTCAACTTAAAACCTTCTGCTGTAACTTAATCCTTGTTCTCTTCTCGcgttttcgttcttcttcttcttcttcaatgtaaTAAGCTTCGTCATTCTCCTCTGTTCGagttttctttattcttctttttcttcttctctactcgCGATCTTCATTATTGATCTGCATTGAATTCAAAGTAATAATCTCCGTCGTTCTTCTTCTtgttcgttttcttcttcgatcttcacCTCTGAATCGAAACAATGAATAATTCAACTTCAAATCAATTGAATGAGAACGATTTGGTTTTTTCTTCTGAAACGAATCATGCtgatgaggtttggattattcaattttgaatcgaatataatggaatgcaattgttaattttatttgaattgaattcaATGGACGTAGGTGTTTTTGAATCTGaatttaattgaattgaattgataatatctaaattgtagacagaggtgattcaaatttgattttgtataatagattatgtttcgttcattaAGTACTATAgagttgtttcaccatgagtCCCTGTTCGGTTTGGTATGCAGAAATgagtttgaatttaattttttatactggATTATGTTTCTTTCACTCAGTACTATAGAGTTGTTTCACCATGATTATGTGTTCGGTTCGATATGcagaaaggagtttgaatttgaatatatataatggattatgttttgttcactgattaatatataattgtttcaccCTAATGACACTTTCGGTTCACTGTGCAGACCAGCTGTGTTATGGATGAAAAATTTGTCCCAAAGGTGGGGATGAttttcaagacactagaagaagctGGAAAATTCTACGAATATTATTCTAAACTTGCTggtttttctaccaaaataagaAACACGACTTGGGACGGAgacaagattaagaatcaactaattgtATGCAGCAGAGAGGGGAGGTGAAAATTCAAGATATCTCCAACTCTGAAGACAAATCCCTCAGCGGGGTTAAACTGTCCAGCCAGGATTTACGTACACATAATGAAGGATGTCGGTCTTTGGACAATTTCCAAAGTTGTTTTGAATCACTCACATCCTTGTTGTCCAGACCAGGCAGAGATGCTCAAATAACACAGGGAGCTTAGCATGTTCGTGTGTCGCACCATCGAAACCAAtgagcaaaacttaccaatcatttgtggcAGCAGCTGGTAGCCATCGTAAACtaagttttatagaaaaagacaTGAGAAATTACATCACAAGGGAAGTACGAAATATTTCCGAACAAGACGATGCAAAAGAATTTGGGAAGTACCTactaagaatgaaagaaaagagcCAAAATTTCTTCTTTGAGCTCAACCTCGAAGGCGATCATTGCATCAAACATGCATTCTGGGCCGACGCAAGAAGCAGGGCCGCATGTGAGTATTTTGGAGATGTGGTTTCATTCGACACTACCTATAACACAAATAGGTATTCTGTTCTGTCACATGTAGTTTTTTGTTTAGTGACTGTACAAATTTCGGTTCACCATTGTCTGGATGCATCTATTTATGCAAGTACAATTTGGTTTTAGGTTCTTTTGTGggcgtgaatcaccacggtcagtcgacACTTCTCGGGTGCGCACtgatgaaaaatgaggacatccaatcattcaaatggctatTCGAGTGTTGGCTCCGTTGCATGGTTGGGAAggcaccaaaaggcattcttatcGACCAATACGCATCGATTCAAAGGGCAATTGAGCTGTGCATGCCAACAATAATTCACCGGTGGTGCatctggcacatcatgaagaagatcccaCACAAATTAAATGGCTACAAGGGACACGAAGAAATTGAACAAGAGACGagtcatgttgtttggaactcgtaCAGGAAAGATGCATTTGACAGAAACTGGAACGATTTCCTCACAAAGTATGACCTTGGAGGCAACAAGTGGCTCTCAGGTAACCGATGTttcaatttgaattatttttatgcCAATACCTTTTTTTTCAAGACATGCACTGCTTTCGGTTCACCACACCGTATTTGTTTGGTTTATTCTGCAGAGCTGTACGAAGATCGGCATATATGGATTCCAGTTTACCTGGATTACCACTTCTGGGCCggaatgagaagcacacaaaggagcaagAGCATGCACGcatttttcaacaagttcatcacaCGCAACAGCTCCCTGAGACAATTCGTGAAGCAATACGACAATTGCCTAGCAAGCagagagcaaagagagagagaatttgatgCTGCAAATTTTCACACCGTGAtaccgtgtgcaacaaaatcAGCAATAGAGGCCCAGTTTCAACATGTGTATACCCACAAGAAATTCcgggaagttcaagcacaattcaGAGAAAAAGTGAACTGCATCACAAGATCAATGCATTCCACTCTAGGTTTTACAATATACGAAGTTGTAGAGCAGGTTTCcaactcaacattcaacaagtttaTGGTCACCTACGACGTAGTATCACGTGAGGTAAAGTGTCAGTGCTTGTTGTTCGAGTCAAGGGGCATATTGTGCCGCCATTCCCTGAGCATCCTAAGCTTCGAGCGAGTGGATAACATGGCACAGAAATACATAAATACATATTGGAACGTTAgagcaagaacataaagaggaggcacacacacatcaagagtagCCAAGATGAGCCTATACTGGAGCCGAGAAGTAAGATATTCGAGAATTGGTGTTTTGGTCACACAATATATGCGAATTTGCCTCCGAGTCCGAGGAGTTGACCAAAATTCTGCATCGGGCATTTGACAAGGTCATGGCCGAGATGCAAGAATATCAACAAAGAAGCAAAGGAAAAAGTTCGTTATCCCATGAAGAAGCGACATTGAGTGACATGAACGACCTTTAAAGCCCGCCACGCGTCAAAACAAGAGGCCGGCCCAAGAATAGACTTGGATCAAACCTGGAAAAAATTATCTCAAACAccacgaagaaaaagaaaaagacagctcCAAGCGAGGTAAAATTGATTTGCTTTCGATTAGGAAAAATTCATTTGTACATTTGCTAATATTCGATTTTATTATGTCTTTTGTAGTTTAACCTTTTAGACTGCGGATCAACGATTCAGTCAAGCTCCAGCCTTTACAATGCACCAGATATGAATTATCTGAGAGAGGATTATAcgagttttagtttttattaacataaatttCTTTCCACCCATGAGCCAATTTCGGTTCACTGAGGTTATAGGAGGGTTAATTTTGACTTTTGTTAGTCTTTAATGAATAGTcatttttttgtgaaattctttattcaaaagtgaatttttttctttattgaatAGTGAATTTATTGTGCTATGTCAGAGAGTTCAAGTGTTTCTGAAACTGAAAACTGATagaatcatttttttataattagctCTCTACTATATTGATATATGGAGTTGTTTCGATTCATCCAGTGTATTAAATTTGGTTCACTGTGTTTTTTGGGGTTCTTAATGTCTTGATAAATACACTGATTCTATTCACTATGACCCTGGAATAAAACAGCAGCTAGACAGTTCTAATAGATATATAAATTGACATCTCAGACCGACAGGACAAGGAGTAATCCATTTTGAATCAGatataaatattaacatttgctatatacattgatattaagattagatatatacattaacatttaaattaatatttacatatatacattGAAAGAAGGATTGTTTgcttttttaaacaagttaaacaaaatattgttaattacaacCAGTCAATCTTAGTATATCCTATTACTATCTAAATTCCCATATGTGAATTTACAATAAAGGCTGGAGAGGGCAGCAGATGACTTTGGGAGTCTTATTGCTTCAGATGCCCAAATCACTTGATCTCTAATTTTGTTCATTTCGTGCAACAAAATATTTGGACCATATTGGTACCTGAAGTCATCAATCTCTTCCTACATTTCAATTGAAAGGAATTAGTTTCATAAGAAATGAACCTAACTGaaataagaaatgaaagaactttattaatttagaaagtacttacttgtgtccaagctttatatttatatcttttcccacttttgatctTTTGTGGATAAATTGTTTCGAGCCATTTCATGACGTATATGCCACAATCATAGCTAAGCAATAATTGCGTATAATACGATTAAtagtatacaaaataaaacacattaaaaatagGACTATAGAAGAGAAAAATTCTTACTCTGTACGTTGACCGTTCAGCATGATATACTCTACTTCCTCTCCCTTTCCGTCCTCCATTAAGGATTCCGCCCCGGCGTATACCTTCATCTGGGAAATTATTAAACCCTGAAAGGAAcacaaaaagtaaataaagagAAGCAACAACAGTGAACCGAACTCCTCTCATGTACTgaacaatttaaataatttacaaaaaaataacttagaacaAATTTATTCAGTTTTACTCTCGATTCAGGTATATGTTTTTGTCCTTATTGACCGGGTCAAGGGcatagaatgcctttttcttGACATCGgcaatccacaaccaccaatgCCATCCATTGCAAACCGGCACAAATAGTTGAAGTTTAGGAAAATGATAGAATATATCAGTCAAAACAATAGCAAACGAGAAAATTatcaaagaatttttagaaatgaATACTTACAAATGGATGCGATGCCAGTTTTCTTTTGTCAAGGAAACGGCGATGGTGGGCATATTGTTCGATATCAAACCGGTAGGCCTTATTTGTCCTTTTATCAGTGTATTCCACGCCATAGTTTTCCAACATAAAAATCTGCAAAACGAACATCAGTTAAATCAGAAGCGACCAGACTAGTGAATCAATATGAACATTCCCACCGAACCGAACAGAAATCATGTATAGAATCAACATGAACAAGTCCACTGAACAGAACTCCATTCATGATTCGAATAAGACGTGATAAACATCAATCAACAGGGAATAAGATATTTAGCTTACCATAATATCCAGTGGCACAATGTATATTTGTTCCTCATACCGGCGACATTTTATCTCGTTAAGAATCATGCTATGTATAGTCACCACCTATAGGAAGAAAATTTATGAGATATAATGTATAAGAGTCTATAGAAAAATCATTAACGTTAACACAATTGGCAAAGAATTTACCGTGCTTTCCACTTGTTGTTTGGGcattagagacatgaaatgttCTCAAACCCCCTCGTAAAGTGCCTCATGCTTCAAGACGAATATGGCGTCATATTCGTTGCTACTATCTTTGGTCTGCTTAACAAGTGTCATCCAGTGATAACACTTTTCGATCAACTcccttgtgattttatttttctccGGAGTTTTGAAAACTTCAGCAGTTGTGAAGGTTGGCTCGGCAGTTGTTGCTTCAGCAAACTTCAATGCTGCCGTCACCCCAGCATCTACCACTGTCTCTTTCAGGATTTCCAGCTGTGAAACAGTCGGCTCAGAGGGCTGAGTTGGTTGAGAGGGGGAGTTGCTTGAGATGCTAGGGGACTTATCCCAAGGCTAAAGGAAGGGATGTCATCTTCCTGTTGCCTAGAATGAGCAGCACTGCAAGTTGATAGACATATATAACAAATGATATTATACAAAAATGATGTCAAACAACTCAGTGAACCGAAATGATAAAATGTGGTGAACAATGTTAAAACTTACAATTCAGGTTGTGCTTGTTCTTCTAATTGCCATGCCACCGGAGCttcttgttgctgttgttgttggtgAAGGTtgctgcattaaacagaaaagATTTCAGTAATGAGGCAGATTTGTTATCCTGTaccattaaaactaataaaaagaattataATTACCAGCTAGACCAGAAGattataaaaatgatattaattaaaacttacaCGTTCATTGGAAGTTCTGGCTCCATATTCCTTGGTGAAGATTCCTCAGCAGCCTGCTTTTGTTGTTCTGATTGTTGTGCCGGTGCTTCTTCACAAGGCTGCTGTTGCGGTTCCAAAGGGTTGCTATATTAAACAGAAAACAGTTCAATAATGATCCCAAactattatcttattttattaaaattaataaaaagaattttgtgAGACCACCGAACCGAACCCACTAGATGCATtgaataaaacatgataaataataaaatagctaGAAAAGCATTGCTGCATGCAATCAGAATATCCCTAAACCCTGAATACACTAACTATCAAGTGAAAATGCAAGCAGAATAACCCTAAATCCTGGATACACTAGCTATCAAGAGATTTAAAATTACCAAGCCCGCTGAACCGAACAagattcatgtggtgaataaatatttCTAAACTTACTTATTATCAGAAGTttgttgtgtttgattttctggAGGGACATAGATAAAGTCATCTTTGATCAACTCTTCCCGAAGAGAACTTGGAAGAGACAACGAAAGAGGAGGTCTAAGGAATGTAAAGAATGAAAAAGTTAATGTTGAACAATTAGAATTTGTTCTGATATGAAACAAAAATGCATGATATGAAACAACTCAGTGAACCGAAATGATACAATGTGGTGAACAATGTTAAAACTTACAATtcaggctgtgcttcttcttctaatTGCCTTGCCACCGGAGCttcttattgttgttattgtttggGAGGGCTGCTAcattaaacagaaaatattttagtAATGAGGCAGATTTGTTATCCTGTaccattaaaactaataaaaagaattttatgaGACCACCAAAACGAACCCCCTTGATGCActgaataaaacatgataaataataaaacaactaGAAAAGCCTTACTGCATGCAATCAGAATAtccctaaaccctgaacacacTAACTATCAAGTAAAAATGCAATCAAAATAACCCTAAACCCTGGATACACTAGCTATCAAGTGATTTAAAGTTACCAAGCTCACCGAACTGAACAAGATTCATTTgatgaataaatatttataaacttaCTC
This window contains:
- the LOC112721838 gene encoding protein FAR1-RELATED SEQUENCE 6-like, whose product is MKKIPHKLNGYKGHEEIEQETSHVVWNSYRKDAFDRNWNDFLTKYDLGGNKWLSELYEDRHIWIPVYLDYHFWAGMRSTQRSKSMHAFFNKFITRNSSLRQFVKQYDNCLASREQREREFDAANFHTVIPCATKSAIEAQFQHVYTHKKFREVQAQFREKVNCITRSMHSTLGFTIYEVVEQVSNSTFNKFMVTYDVVSREVKCQCLLFESRGILCRHSLSILSFERVDNMAQKYINTYWNVRART